From the genome of Mastacembelus armatus chromosome 5, fMasArm1.2, whole genome shotgun sequence:
TCTTTGCTGTTTAGAGCCTCAAATTTGAACTCATTCAAATGATCTACTCCAAGTTCTTTATTTGTTGATAAGATTTTTGATAATATTTGATctatatttacatacatttattcTGTTGTCATCTTTGCTCATCACTTCTATTCTTACTACGGCCTCAACAGTATGACTTTTCTCTGGAGAGACGTAGTGTGCGCTGGGGGGATGAACTTGCTGaggccagagcagcagaggcCAGAGCAGAAGAGGCAGCGGTGAAGCAGGAGGCAGAGAGCAGGGAATGTTTGGCTCAGGCCCAGGACATTGACAGTGGTGGAGGGAAGAAACTCCAGTCTGCGGAGGATCAGGACCCTCTACCACCAGCATTGAACCCTGTCCTGGCAGGGCTGAGCCACAATGCCATCCTCACTCCGCTGCCTGCCCCAAGCCTTGGCCCTAGGAAAACCCAGCCTTGCACTCCTCAGCCCCACGGCCTCAACCTAGCTGACTTTGAGCGGGAAGAGGATCCCTTTGACAAGCTGGAGCTTAAAACTTTGGATGATAAGGAAGAGCTCAGGAGCATCCtccagccccagccccagccccagccccagccccagccccagccccagccccagccccagccccagccccagccccagccccagcccccacccccacctcaaCCGTCTGGATCCCCACCAGAGGTCACCCAGATAGGGTCAGCTTCACGTGAAAGTAGCCCATCTCCTCCCACCTCCAATGCCAGCCTCACAGTCAAACCAGGCTTGGCCCACAAACCCAACGGGTTGGTTGCCATGTTCGACATGGACAGAGCTGCGCATCCTGGGAGAGTGGGGTTTGACACAGATGACCGACCATGTAACATTCGCTCTCTGACTTTTCCCAAGCTCTCTGATTCTGGTGACCCAGAGCCTGTTAAGTACAGCCCTCTAACTACACCTATCCCTGCACCTCGACACAACCTACCCAATGGCAGTCCGCCAACTATACCCAAAACCCAACTTACTGAGCCACACAGCCACAGCAAGAGTGGCACACCAAAACCAGTGAGTATAAGAAAACATTCTATATTTGAACATTTAACTAGACAACAAGAGATGTTAAGAAATCTCAGAACCTTACTGATAttcactcctttttttttttttttttttttcactagaCCAACCAAGGGTCAGGATCTGCTGGTCTGCCATGTGGTGGAGCTCTGCTCAGCATGACCCCCAGTGAGCGTCGGTGTGTGGAAACCCTTGTAGGCATGGGCTACTCTTATGAGATTGTCCTACGAGCCATGCAAAGACAAGGGCAGAACGTGGAGCAGGTGCGACTTCCTGTCACCCTAATacagaaaaatctaaattttTAACGTACTCTCTTATTGACATGCTTCACAAATTCTTTGTTCTCGTGTTGCTTTGTTCAGCGAAGCATCAATGCAGTACACTTATGAATATAGCCTTGAAATAAAGTTGCTGCATCacagtgtctgttgttttaaaagCTGTGGCAATAGATACATCAGCTTTTGTCTACACCTAATTCTAAACAATATTATTTATCCAACTATTGTCACATTACCATGGTAGATGTAACCGTAGATGTGGggtaaagaaaatgacaaaagatgGAAGGTTCTATGGAGTTGGTATGCCTGATTTAATATGTGCCAgctttgaaaggacaaagtagCACTGGGCATCACAAGTTTATAAAATGTGAGCCACAAACAGCATAAAAAGGGCAATAAGTAAACCCAATATAATATTCACATTGTGCAATTTTAATCCACATTAGAACCTTtcttttctcaaaataaaactacacttCTAATATTGGGctttcatttatcttttatGTAATGCCCAGTTTAGGCATAATCAATACAAATTTCAGGGCTGACAGGTGAtaaactttttttgttgtgttcaaGGTACTGgattatcttattttatctggACGTCTGTGTGAACGGGGCTTTGATGCAAGTGCAGTGGAGGAATGTTTAGAGATGTACCAATGCTCAGAAGAAAAGGTTTGTACAATTTGCTGTCAGGCAACAGCAGATCACTAGAACAtgcaatgtttttgtatttgataAGGTCAATACATTGGAAGCTAGAAAATGCAATGTTTAGCCTGAGGAGTGAATAATATCACTATATTATCCTTTCTGTTACAAACCAAGTCTATAGTTTCAATTAGTAGATTATATAATATTTGGTAATCTTATTTCATCCTTCTCAGGCCTTGCAGTTTCTTGAACTGATGTCAAGATTTGGAGAAATGGGATTTGAGCGGGATGCCATCAAAGAAGTACTGCTGGTCCACAACAATGATCAGGACAAGGCTTTAGAGGATCTGATGGCCCGTGCTGCAGCTAGCTGAGCCAAGCTGACTAGCCAACCACAGCCCAGTCCAGGGCTTGCCTTTTTTCTACCACTCATTACAACCCTTTTCCTTCTACCTACCCTATCACACCATGCCCTGCCCTTGCCTTGGCTGTGGAAGGGACACTGGGAGACAGTTGTATTTCTCTCTCTGCTAAAACATGTTGTCTCAGCACTTCTTGAAGACTGTGTGCCTAGATTGGAGGGGGTTAAAGTGTAACTTTACTTCATGGTGGAGTTGTTTTTCCAAGAAATCCTGTGGGGTTAGTTTTCAGGATTTGGTACTGCTATGTTATTTAAGAACAGAAAGAATGACTGAGCTGGGGAGGAGAAACTGGAACAATTGGGCTGTGGCATTTTGATGCCATTCTGATTTACTTCCACTTGGAAGTCTTTATCCAACTGCAGGCAAAGCTGCAGGACCAAATGAGGAGCTGGTGACAGTGAGCGTATCACATAAAGACCAGTTTGAACCCTTGAAAACAACTAAGCTGCCATCTTCCACTGCTCAGTGCAAACTTAGTAAATGGTGGAGAGGATTGTGAGCCTTGAGGAAGTTTTCTTCAAGCTGAACCAActaccattttaaaaaaaaaaaaaaaaagagagaggaaaaaaataacaatggCACAGTCACCAGACAGAGGACTGACTCGAGAAGTGCCCTCTCTGCTCTGGTGCCCTGCACCTAGTTCTGTTCTACATTgtgctttcattcattcatgtctgtgttttgttttgttttttgttcatgtggGCACTTTTTTTATGTCAGCTTAAAGATTCagtttctttgctttctgttttaggAGCTGTACAGTAGATCCTTGTCCATTATAACTCAGAAGATATACTACTGCCCCAGTATGCTCTTTGACCTGCACTGGAGTGGCCTGCTAAAGTGGTGGGGAGAGATGGGGAAAGTTCCTATGTAGGAGACCTTAATAAAAATCCCATAACCCACTGGCAGTGATGTGTCACATGCTGCACAGGCACACGTTTCATAATTATCAGCTTATTTAAAATAGTACACTgacactttcatttaaaaataaagtgttcGATATGATATTGTAAAGTATGTTAACTTACAAAAGTGATGCTTTTAACTATTGTGGACTTCTGTTTGCAGACTGGAAAAGAATGAGTggttcaaaaaaagaaaatgtaagtgAGGGTTGTTTTTGCAGCCACATCACAGTGCAATAGAGAAATTTCATAGTGTGACTGTTGACTGGCACTTTGAGCCTCAAGTAATTGTTGGGAGATGAGGGTGGTGTTCAGGCCTTGCTGGAAATTTGGATCTAACTAGAAAATGCTTGATTTCAGTGACTTCTATCATTTATtgacataaatgttttgttcCTTATGTTATCAGATTTTGCAAACACAAAATTTAATCAAACTGACTTGACTTTGGTTGAGTTGTCCACATTATTTCTtttgtgtaaaatgaaatgagtgTTCATCTTGATTTTAGATCTGCTGGGATTTCCTTATCTTTTTGATCTTAAATGGTAGAAACGTTGCCACAGGCCAAAAGCATTTTCCCATTTGTTAATTGAGTGAACTTGTTTGAAAGAAGGCCAAGAtctcttatttttatattatgtgTTAAAGGACCCCCTGCCTTCATGCTATTTAAAACGATATCTGCTCAGTTGCTCCAAGGGCAAAGGTGGCAGAAATTTTCATAATGTTGAGCTCTGTGTTACTAATGGGGATTGTGAGAGCCATTGTAACAGATTAAGGGCTTAAATTTTTGTGTGACTTGGAGAACTGGCACTTAGTGTGTGGCAGAACTAGTGCTTCGTCTTCTGTCCCACAAATGCAAAGAGAACATTTCTGTGTCTATTTTAGCACAACTCCAGATGTGTAACAACTGTCGTTTATTGCCAATACAAACAACATTTTACTTGCATCACCGGAAATATTAGAAAACTAAGTCTCCAGAACACGTAGCACCACTCAGACCAGAAGGATGAGCACGATTGCAGTAAATAGTCCTCACTCTGGATACTTCGAATAAACTTCCCAGTGTTTGCTTAAGGTGACGCACATCATTATAATTGTccttaaattcattttttgcaattttttttggTTGGGTTGATGCATTTTGATTGCAAGCCTGATGCAGGCAAACAACACCAAATGAGGAAGTAAGTGTTTTCAcctaattctgtttttttttttttttttttattactttcttGATTTACTGTGATAAAGAACATACACTTACCTGACAGACACATAAGTGGTATTATTGTCTTCATGCATAACTAAAGTGTGGTGTCATTAACCATATGTAAAGCAAGCTGATGTCCGCTTGCCTCTCCTttgacagacacacatttggatgCATACAGTATAGCAGGTTTCAATGTTTCTTCCCATTTATCTTGTGTCGGGATGAAATGCAactatgttttcattatttaaggATCAAGTTTAAGGGTTTATATCTCATAATAGAACACAGGACTCTAATGAACGTTGAAATAATGGTATAATAAAATGGCAAACCGAATGTTCTCTCCCAAGCTCCTGTAATGtgatttacaaaatgtttaatttccttTTGAGTGATTTGGAAAATCCCCATGATTAAATGTGCACACCTTTTCAGTGGTGAGACTGTTAATTGTTGCTTTTTGACTTTGCTTTTGGCTATTTTCTCAAGTATGGTCACAATAGATGAAATGTGTAACAGGAAGCTTTTAAGAAAATACAGCTCTGCTGCtccctgttttctctctccttcagtaAATGTAGTATTCTATTACAACATTAGCGATGATTGTCTAATCAGGTATTGTCACTGCCAACTAGTATCATCCAACTGTGGGGCCTAGtcagcaaaacaataaatatgcaGTTGAATAAAGACCATATTTTGCCTGGGTAAATAATCTAAGATTACTAAATCAAATTTTCCATTAGTCCATTAGGTAGTTTGCTGTTAGGAGACTCACTGCCCAGTACAGTCATATAACAAAACTACATTACTGAAAAGAGCAGAAGCATAGCTCAAGACATctaaagattttgttttatatagttattacccttattagtcccacaatgaggaaattgcattaccacccaatgtgcacacacacagcagtgaacacacacaccgtgtgagttgatatattgatatattgtCTAAAATTATCTTCAAACTTTAACATATTAcaattattacatttacatttatgtaGATTAAACCTACTCCATGAGTAATAAGAGTTATAATACAAATGTATTTACTTGTATCAGTTTTGTCAATGAAACAAAATACACCGAGAAATCAGAATTATCAATGGCCGACTCGCGTGAACGAGCCCGTAGGTCGTGCGCGTGCACGTACGaccttgttgttgttgatgttcaATTTGAGTGCGGCTGCGCGGTCTTCAATGCTTTCGCCGTTGGTGACGCGGCTTGGTAGGAGAAGCAAAGTGTGAGCCCTGTGGTTTTAACTGTCGACTCCGGGCACTGAATAGGTTGTACGGCTTGAGTACAACATTGTTCTGAAACAGAGGAAGCAAGATAACGACAGCAAATCAGCGACATTAGCCAAGCTCTCCCGTATGTGATCGCCCTTCCTTGTCGGACGCTGCCAGTGAGGGCCAAGGGACAAAATAGCATATCGCCATTATATGATCCAGTGTCCAGCGTCGCTTTTACCCTCCATGTGGGTGAGGGAATTGTGTGTGTCCGATTATGGCGAGAAAAACAGTTAGCAGGAAAAGGAAGGCAGGAGAGCCCAAGGACCAACAACAGGTAGGCGGAAACCGGTGCGGATCCATATTAGCTAGCTACACAGTTATGCTAGCTAGTACTAGGCTAGCGAGATTTAGCCTATTTAAGCTATCTACGAGACGGAATATTGATGGTGTTTTAACAGCTTACTACAttacaataacaaaacactTGCTAAACCATCGTAACCGCGGTCGTGTATAAACAAAAATACGCTACATTTGTATTTGAAAATCAGCACCCGCTAATGTTAGCATGACGTTAGCTAACGGCAGCCAACGTTAACCAAAGGGCTAGTTAGGTAGCTAGCTAGATAACCACTTCATCATATTGGGGCTGTTATTCAGTTGTAATACAGACTAATTACCATTTTCGTAGGCAGATAACAGTGGAATTTTCTTGCCTTGTTTAAATTTATGTCTTGTCACCCTCTAGGAACCACCCAGAATAACGTGACACTAAAAGCTGAGTTAGCCTCTCACAGTAGCTAAGGACTAACGCTAGTCTAATCTGAATAGATACAGAACAGGTCGATGATGATGGCCCAGGAATATTACACAGTTTATAGTGGGCATAAACACTAAGTACTATCAGTCATTGGTTACTGTGATATATATCACATTTTAAAGATCTctttaaatttctttctttctaaaagatttctttaataaatattaattgaatagaagttttagcattttaaatgCTAGTCCTTATTTATAATGAGCATATACACTtcttaacatttgtttttgtatgagATAAACTTTTTGTTCCTGGCCAGCCATACTGCTTAGCACCATAAAAAGGTGGTATGGGGTGTAATGGCTAACTATATGTGGTTTATTGAAAATAACCATTAACACTGGTATATCTGAGGGATATGTTGTCTCAGATTTAGTTCTGTCATGTGTTTGTATTGACCCAACTTGATGAAGTGTCAATAATGGTGTGCATTTTTACCATTTTGTTGTGAAATTATACTAAGGCTCTTTAATCTGTATCAATGAGCTGCAGATGTGTCTCCACAGTCCCCCGGAGCAT
Proteins encoded in this window:
- the ubap1 gene encoding ubiquitin-associated protein 1; this translates as MAARKSGSDAYNNGPFSYLDDVPFKINEKFRCPAKVGLPVGFCLPDCGSLLVDTQYDFSLERRSVRWGDELAEARAAEARAEEAAVKQEAESRECLAQAQDIDSGGGKKLQSAEDQDPLPPALNPVLAGLSHNAILTPLPAPSLGPRKTQPCTPQPHGLNLADFEREEDPFDKLELKTLDDKEELRSILQPQPQPQPQPQPQPQPQPQPQPQPQPQPPPPPQPSGSPPEVTQIGSASRESSPSPPTSNASLTVKPGLAHKPNGLVAMFDMDRAAHPGRVGFDTDDRPCNIRSLTFPKLSDSGDPEPVKYSPLTTPIPAPRHNLPNGSPPTIPKTQLTEPHSHSKSGTPKPTNQGSGSAGLPCGGALLSMTPSERRCVETLVGMGYSYEIVLRAMQRQGQNVEQVLDYLILSGRLCERGFDASAVEECLEMYQCSEEKALQFLELMSRFGEMGFERDAIKEVLLVHNNDQDKALEDLMARAAAS